The genomic stretch TACCACCGACTTCGGGGGATGATGATTCgccggcggagtagtttttttattttttaggattttaaattatgtactttttttattttttaggattttaaattatgtatttttttctattttttaggcttttaagttgtaatatttattttattttaatgaagtgtgtttttattaattgaatttgttggaattaaaaataaaaaatgaaattgaatggatagttaagagatggttaagagatggagggttgCAGGTctttgtctcttagttaagagatgagaaatttgaaaagtacagtgggacCCATGAATAGtcaagagatgagacggttaagagacggataagagatagcGTTGCGGATGGCCTAATGCTCCATCCGTCCGTGAAATATTGTCcagttttactattttgatcTGTCCGTGAAAAGTTGTCCATTCtgcttttttctatttttagtaaatggaCCCTactttccaccaactttttaagctcaaattttattataaaactaatatataaatgtaggaTCACtgttccattaacttttttaactcattttttttcacatttcttaaagttCATACCGAATTAAATCtggacaatattttataaacggagggagtataaacaTGTCACAAAACCATGTTAAATTGAACTAGAAACTGGACCGCCAAGTAACgtagttttatatttttagattccAATGAAAAAAGCTCAATAATCAAATTGGGCGGGCCCAAACATCATATAGTGTTTCCATCGCTATTTAATCCAATGCTTCATCTCCATACCTCTTTTTATAgtgaacaacaaaaaaaagtcatTTAATAATACACTTTTCAATATCGAACTTTTATACTTATGTCCCTGTCCATGTggttgatatatatatatatatatatatatatatatatatatatatatatatatatatatatatatatatatttcttttttggggCTATTGGGAAAAATGATATCTCACGTCTAATTCAAGAtgctcattttttcttttcagtttATCCCACTTAAAAGGTcaactttctatatttttaaattaaatcattcaCTCgctttattaaaatattcaactatatttttctctctacttaatTCAccacctttttctctttacttaatCCACCATCTAACAATTTCTCCTAAAATTCCGTGCAACTCAAGAATATGTACAACCTAACAACTTCTTCAAAAATCCCGTGTCATTCAAGAATGTGGACATTTTGAGTGTGTTGGAGAAAGtaagagtgtccacaataGAGTGCACAGTCACAAATCCACCCAAGGCACAGCCACAAAAACTCTTCCTTAACCACAAAACTTGTCCAACCCAATAGTGGTCACGCCACAACcaaaaatcacattattttatcaattattggtatattttaattagacgggaacaaaattaattgcacaaaaatcaatagaatagaatggaatgaaaaaaatgaattgggaatagattatttatagataaagatttttaaaaaataaaaataaaaaagccATAGCTCTCGGCTGTCGTCGCTCCCTCGACCCCACCGCCGCTTCCTCGCCGCAAATGCGGCTTGCACCCTTCCTCCCCAGCCCGTCACGCCTCTTGCACGTCCAGCAATAGATGGACACAGAGCCGGCGGCCGCTGCGGCCCACCTATTATGGACACTCTAATAAATAGCTGAAGTGGAGAGaatgtaaagtaagagaaagaataatatataagttggatttctctacattattctctcatcttgtcttattttctcttcactttaactatttatattcattttatcaaaatacaTGTTGAAAATAAGTCAGTCACTTGTGgctattttcccatttttttacTCCTTTCTTACGAAAATAGTGTAAAGTACGTGAATTGTGATTAAATCTACCGAAAAggtgcacattttttttttatagttcactcttttttaatttttttttcgttttttcaCATCTTCAACGGTTTTTTCACCCGACTTTAATTACTTTGCCCCTTCTAATTTTGCAATTCGCATTTATGGTTGTGTATTTGTTggattggagatggtctagctCACAATTTTTCCATCCATTTTTCCAGGAAATTTCTTACTACAAAGGAAACTGAATTTTCAAGAAACagcttatttcattttgagcTTCTCCAAACTTGAAAAAACATTGCTTATTCAGTGTCTAGTGTTTTTGAAGTGAAAATGAACAAAAGTTATGGAAAAGTTTATCCTATGaatgatattaataataaaaatcatttgaACGGGCACTAACTATATAAATCTTGCCAAAAAGTGTTTTAGCGGAAGACAAACAACACGAAAACAACTCACTAATCAGCAATTTGGTACTATATGATATAGATACTGATTTGGTAGACAAACTCACTAATATTACAGCTTTGAaacatgcacacacacactaccAAGGCAGGCATCAGGATGTCAATTTGTGAGTTAGAGAAGCAATGCGGCATTACTTAGTTCGCTATCTGGTCCACATTCTTTTCTTGCTGTCCTTCTCCTTGATCCCCTGGACTGCTGCATCTCTTGTCGTCTTCACACGTGCAACGGGCCTCTGCACCGCAATGGATGGCTTCGTCACTCTTGAAACTCCAGCCGCAGCAGGCTTTGGAGGATCTGAACGCCTGCTTTTGTAGACGCGGTGGTCGCTCACCGGAGGTGGAACTGCACCATTATTCTCAACTTCACTGTTTCTAGATAATCTCTTCCTCCTGACCTCATGGAGATTGTCATTCTCCTTGGCGTGGTGGTCGCTCACCGGAGGTGTAACTCCAACTTCACTGTTTCTTGATAATCTCTTCCTTCTGACCTCATGGAGATTGTCATTCTCCTTGGCCATAGCAGAGCCGTGACTGCCTCTGCGGTTTGCTAGACTCAAACTTCTTAGAATGCGATGCTCAGTTTCATTTGTCATCTCCTCTTTCACCGGCTGctgttctttctctctcagtTTGTCTTCGAGTTCTTTAATCTGCAATAAtcacatataaataataatgttagCAGTGAACGTGCATCCACAGGCTCGTTACAAGCTACGAATGTTGTGAGTACCGTTTGCCTCAGGGAGAGACACTCTGCATTTTCTTCCCGTTCTGTCAACTTTCTTTCGAGCTCTTTGACCTAATCATGATAGAACTTCCAATTATACATGTGACTTTTCTTCGAAACAATACtgcatgttttatttatgtaaaaacAAGAGCAAGAACCTTATGTTCAAGTGTTTGAGAATTGGACTCAGATTGTTGCATTTGTTCTCTCAACTTCTTCTCAAGATCATTAACCTTAATTTGGTATGTTGTAGAATGATTTTCGTCTTTCTCTTTCAGCTTGTTCTCCAACTCCACGACCTTCAACAAACACGAGGAAACCGATAGATGGattaattttcatgatttCCAAGTTTACCTTACCTGAGCAGAGTGGGTATGCACATAAAAGTCGATATCTCTACCTTCTGTTGAAGTCTGGAACATGATTCTTCTTTCCCCTTTAGCTTCTCCGAAAGATGTGAAACCTGTTTCTCGGATTGGCATTGCAGTGATGACTTCAACTCTACTTGACCCTCCAACTCTTTTAGTTTTTCCAATTGGGTTTTGTAGAACTGATCCTTTCCCTTAGCTTTACTCTCTAGGTTATGTAGATTTTCTTCAAGCCTTTTCAAGGATTCGTCTTTGGACTTACATTCCAGTCGTGCTTTCTCAAGCTGCATCAAGAAATAGACGGAATCGATTCAAGAGATTGTTTTAAAAGCATGCACTCATTCTATACTAAATTTGATCTTTCTGAATAGCATACCATTGTTTTCATCTTCTGGAGCTCAGTTGTATCAACTTGTTTTCTAGCAGGACCCAACTCTACCCCTCTGACTCGGGTTGCAAAATTAAGTGAACTCAGAGTCTCGCTTAGATCTTTATCTGAGGGACTAATTTGTACAAACATCAATGTTTTTGAGTCACCACCTGCAAACAAGAGATACATTATGTAATTGTACAAGAGAATGGGAAATCTATCCTCGTAGCTACGTGGAGTTTATACAATCTGATGAACCATTTAAGTTTACCTAATGAATCCTGCAGTAAATGAGTCAGCTTCGAGTTCCTGAATGTTGCAACAATTAGATACCAAAGTCAGGTTTCATATATAAAGGTGTAATAACTAAGAGCAAAATGAGAAGGGCTGTCTGTTACTTCATCAACCTGTATGGTATGTGGCTGCTTTTATTTGCAAGAGCAGATATTACGTCTCCAAGAGCAGAGAGCGACCTGTTAATGTTCTGAGCTTCTTTAAGTCGGTCACCTTGCACGTCAGTTTTTGCAAGCCTCTCGCTTCCTGCTAAGTCCACAAGCCAAAGTTTGCTTTTCGTGCACTCTCCAGTAATTAGATTTTTGCTCCTTACCATAATACAGAGCATGCtgaaatgtgtgaaaaaagagagagagatgagaccTTATAGATAACAGGGAATAAAGAAACTAAAAGTCTGCAAAAGGCATTACCAGTGAGATCGACTGCTGTGCTCGTTCACATTATTCGATCCAACAGCCCGAGCGCTACTTCCTGCTTGTAGAACATTCCAAACTTGTTGGATATTTTCCACTTTGGCTTCAACAATTCCAGGAATATGATGTGATCCTTCAGAAGCTTGCTTTATCTCCAATCTAGAATCATTCCACAATTAGTATGTTAATTGTGTAACTATACTTTCCAAAATTGTTCAATTTATGGGAAGAAAACAACTAACTTCTTGGATGTTTCTATAGCCAGCAAATCCCTTATCTGTTCATTGTAAACTTCAAGCACACTAACTGAAATGTTGTAAGTGTTTGTTTCAGTTCTCTCATTGGCAATCTTGAACAGTTCTTCCAGGGTCCGATAATTGACTCCTCGATTCTCCTCAGTACCCTCCATTGTGAATGTCTTGCCTGTTCCAGTTTGTCCATACGCAAATATACAAACATTATATCCATCTAAAACAGAAACCACCATGGGTGCAGCATCGGCAAACACATCAACTGCTCATGTTGAAAACAGGAGGTAAGAATTTAGATATTGTGTTAGAATGATATTTTCCtccaaaacccaaaaatataataggaAGTGCCCACCTTGATCATCTTTGGGAGTGTAAACACGATCAAACTTGAAACTCTTTTTGTTGGAGCCATTTGCTGCAATACCAAGATCTCCATCATTAGCAGCATCAAAGTCCATCACTGATGCACACCCAGCTACGACCTCAGACTTGCTTAAGGGACGGCAACGACAAAAAACCCTGATATTCCCTGATACACAGCTAAATTTTGAGAACAGATTCAAATCTAAGATACATGATAAGAGGTATCACAAGCTAACCTTTGGTCTCCTGCAACTGATTGTGGAGCTTCCGCCTCTTCATTTGCTCATCATTGTACTTAAATTTGAGATCTTCACACTGTTCAACTGCATAATGAGTCGGATTATGTTATACGCATCTCACATAATAGGTTATTTGATGTTGTTCTAAAACGTACCAAGTGCCTGAACTGCAAAAACCATTTTATTCAAGTCAGGAATGGAGTCTGCACATTCATGTGCTTCACGAGAAAGCTCCGAATGTTCTTGTTTCATGatctgcaaaaaaaaatcagcttGCTTCATacaatacaatatatttttctgcACTGTATTAATATGGAAGCGTCGACAAACCTTTACTTTCTGTTCTAAGTCGCTGATCGCCTTGGTCCAAGATTCCTTGTCGTGCTCATACTTGCTTGCAAGGTCCCTAAGCTTTGTGGCTTGCTCCTCTAGAGTTTTGTCTACCgaaaatttgacaaaattggATCACAGAATCTTAAGTGACACAAATTACCATAAGTTCACAAATGTGACAACAATCCTAACCAATTCTTACCTAGGGAGTATGTATCCAAATAGtacaattataaatataaagataatTGAAGGATAGCTTTTTCTGAAATCTACAAACATGTTTATTCACAACTTACCTGAGGTGAAGGATATTCTATCTGAGTAGAACAATTTGAACACGTAAAGTACTCATGAGTTGGCTGAGGGACTGCAACCAATGACAAAATGCTTGAACATTCATAGTTATCTTCTAAACTTTCCCACCAGATAGAAACATTTAGGTACAGAACAAAATACCTGAGCTTTTAGGCGCTCTCCTTACAAGATTCCACTAACTATTGGATTCCCGAATCCCCCTTCAAACCTTAACCGAAGAATCCCATCATCCTTAACAGCAGTTTCGAGCACCAATGACTTGCAAAGGTTTGTTGAACCCCACAATGGAGAAGATATAAAATTTCAGACAAAATCTGCATTGTGAACAAACTTGACTGTAAACTACAGGCACAAATACTTGAAATTTTCTCATGTAAGACAGTGAATATCGACAAGCCCCCTTTGCCTTTTCGTCTTGCATGAAAACATTGAACACCCTCATTCCTTTGGGGCCATTGacattaataatttcaaaaaaatggaGATCGATGAAATAATCCCAGTCGGAAAATTCTCAAAGCTGTAGCTGAATTTTCCCGAGTCCAGACTGATAAACGAACGAACAATCTCCCCCCCTCGGAGATGAAATCCTCTGTTTGAAATGCATCTCCGCCTTCATAAAATTGTCTGCTGTAAATTCAACCCCGAGTCTGATTTCAGCGATGTCATGGAACCAGCATTGACAAAGAGCATAATTTCATCTGATCAACAAAGAAATGAgctttagtaaaaaaaaaaaacaatctagCAGTTTCAGAAGGCATTAACATGAACAAAAAAcgatttttcatgaatttccCTCTATTTATATGTTCAAAAAGGGAAGAAGGAAGAGATCTTGAATTTATTCCCTCATCTTCAAACTTCTCATTTCCTCATTAAAGAAtagcaaaacaaaaacactATTTAACATCAGACAAAAAAACAAAGCCACATTTCCCAAATCTTTACTTCAAAGAAAGATAGATGTTTCTAGAAAAGGAACTAGTATTCTTCAGAGAacaaaaccctaatcttgATATTGTTTGAAACAATTTCAAAAACATCTAGAGGGCGTACCTGTAGGATAAGAAACTGTGAAGCCGTTAGGGATTAATCTCGCACAAGAATCCCAAACCATTAGATCAGCCACAGACTCTTCCTTTTCGTCTTCTTCCATGTCTTGAGTCGAATTCTGTGCTTCTCCCAAATCGAAACCGGTGGAAGAATTGCGAATTTCTTGATTGTCATTGAACAATTGAAGTCATCATTTTGTTCCATTTTCGAATTCGGGAATTGGGGTTTTCTGATTTTTGATTAGGGAAATGGCGTTTCTTTCGCAATTTGAGTGCGCCTTTGTCTGTGTTTTGACTGTTTTCGGATGCGTTTGAATTTGATTCAAATTATATGACCGTTACTCTTTCTGGGGTGTTTGGACTAAAGTAGAATTTGAAAAATGGGGAACGATGTGATTAACTAAAATACAGGGACCGATTAACAAATTAACTTTGGTAAGCGCTAGGATCGAATGACTAATGTTTTTGTTGAaacaaattgatttttaatatctCCAAAAAAAAGTCATTATATacaatctaattaaaataaaataaaaacattatagCGCCTATAATAACAATTCGCAATAGATATTTTTACAGTAACAAACATTATAATATATGACTTATTTGATGATGAAAATTTTgccattatttttatattgagattatatttatttacatgtgaagtttgatcaaattctacTTAATcatatctatctatacatatataaaatggagttttattttaacaacTATTTTGGCCATAGATATAAatgtaatatttaaaaattttaatgtagcAGTTACAATGATTATTCTCATTGATTACTTTTAATTCACTTCATTTGATGGTAAAGTAGTATTCTATTGGAATTTGACCAAATGATGTAACCGCCTATTAGGGTGTGGCATTAAATTACCTTAATTTTTTcatctaataatttaattatgcattattttCAAACACATAGTCAAagataatttcaattatttactCACAATTTAGTGAATGACTTATACTATAGTCCATATCTTAGACGTCAATTgcttaatactccatccgccGTCGTTAGAGTCATTTAGAAtagacaattttttaaaaaagtttaaaaaagtgggaaaaagttagtggaatatggccACTTGacatactattattttaaagaaatgagtgaatgaaataaaaagtttagactctattaccatttatgtaaaGTGGGAAACCAGACTCTTATTCaactgatttaaaaaaaaaacggacTCTTATTGCGACGAGgaataataatcaattaagAGTATGGATTGAATATGATTATACCAATGATTTctaacgtttttttttttatttatatcataaattaatatttgtttaattactaTTTACTCCATTAGCTAGATAAATGTTGTGTATAGTTGCATTTGAAAGGTTTTAGACATTGTTGGTGATCtttgtctataaatacatgttcTATCATTGTGGAAACCGTAAATGAGGCGGAACATGTGTCATGTGGAGAATGAAAGACAAGAGCCAAAGAGGAAATCGGAGGTAATGGAGAGAGTTGTGCAAAAGATGATAAAAGGCAAATAACACTTTTAAATCCTATTTTGAAGATCATTCTATTTTAGTGATATTATTAGTTCAtatttaagtattttcttcatgttaatttgttttatttttaccgTCTAGGCtacaatatttttgtttttacaaataaagaaacCACATAAGTTGTTGactatctataatattttgaacctACAATAAGACATTTCCGTCAACTTGTCACTTTCatactaattttcatcaaaaaacaCCTAAAGTCAACAAATGCGAAAAAAGCAACAaagacaaaaatcataaaatatcacatttgTATCTACGCACATGCATACAACATAAATCGTCAATTTAGAgattaagaagaaaaataaggcACGGGAGATGTGGTTTGTGTTTTACTATATATGTTCTCTATTTTCATGACTtactaacttttattttattattctaatgtttatatatgtgtgtttttattgttcattattttattttatttttagcaatATCATAgtcctaattatattttttagttgtataataaatatttatatcaattgaatattgatagtattttaatattaaagtGTGTATGTGTTAAGGAtggtaattttctttattataaaGACTGATATAAGTgttttaattaacaaatattttcatgaaatttaaaacttatttaattttatatcta from Salvia hispanica cultivar TCC Black 2014 unplaced genomic scaffold, UniMelb_Shisp_WGS_1.0 HiC_scaffold_434, whole genome shotgun sequence encodes the following:
- the LOC125199245 gene encoding kinesin-like protein KIN-14R — its product is MEEDEKEESVADLMVWDSCARLIPNGFTVSYPTDEIMLFVNAGSMTSLKSDSGLEDNYECSSILSLVAVPQPTHEYFTCSNCSTQIEYPSPQSLDKTLEEQATKLRDLASKYEHDKESWTKAISDLEQKVKIMKQEHSELSREAHECADSIPDLNKMVFAVQALVEQCEDLKFKYNDEQMKRRKLHNQLQETKGNIRVFCRCRPLSKSEVVAGCASVMDFDAANDGDLGIAANGSNKKSFKFDRVYTPKDDQVDVFADAAPMVVSVLDGYNVCIFAYGQTGTGKTFTMEGTEENRGVNYRTLEELFKIANERTETNTYNISVSVLEVYNEQIRDLLAIETSKKLEIKQASEGSHHIPGIVEAKVENIQQVWNVLQAGSSARAVGSNNVNEHSSRSHCMLCIMVRSKNLITGECTKSKLWLVDLAGSERLAKTDVQGDRLKEAQNINRSLSALGDVISALANKSSHIPYRNSKLTHLLQDSLGGDSKTLMFVQISPSDKDLSETLSSLNFATRVRGVELGPARKQVDTTELQKMKTMLEKARLECKSKDESLKRLEENLHNLESKAKGKDQFYKTQLEKLKELEGQVELKSSLQCQSEKQVSHLSEKLKGKEESCSRLQQKVVELENKLKEKDENHSTTYQIKVNDLEKKLREQMQQSESNSQTLEHKVKELERKLTEREENAECLSLRQTIKELEDKLREKEQQPVKEEMTNETEHRILRSLSLANRRGSHGSAMAKENDNLHEVRRKRLSRNSEVGVTPPVSDHHAKENDNLHEVRRKRLSRNSEVENNGAVPPPVSDHRVYKSRRSDPPKPAAAGVSRVTKPSIAVQRPVARVKTTRDAAVQGIKEKDSKKRMWTR